The DNA region AGCCTTTGAACCTCCCATCCAGGTTATGAACGACATTTATCGAACCTATCTTGGAAGCTTCCTCATCCAATTGGGAAAGATAGGGGATAATTCGCTCCTTGTGAGGGATGGTTACATTGAAACCCACCAAAGAGGAATTCCTGATATCCTCTAAGAACCTGGGAAGAGCTTCAGGGGATACCGAAAATGGGAGATAGAGAGAGTCGATCCCCAGCTTTTCAAAATAGTGGTTGAAGATCAACGGGGAAAAGCTATGGGATAAACCCCTTCCTAAAAGGCCAAATAGCATCCTCTCAGCCATCTTCCCATCCCTTTAAGAGGGAGTAAAAATTGGGGAAGGAGATCTTATAACATTCAAACCCCTCGATCTCCGTTTCACCCTCGGCGATTAACCCTCCGATAGCTAAGGTCATAGCTATCCGGTGATCGCCAAAGCTCCGAACAGAACCACCGTTGAGCCTCTGAGGTCCTTCGACGATAAGCCCATCCTCCCTCTCCTCCAACTCCACCCCCATTCTCCTCAAATTAAAGACAAGGGCACTAAGCCTATCGCTTTCCTTAACCCTCAGTTCAGAAGCCCCGGAAATCACCGTCCTCCCCTTAGCCTGCGTCGCCAAAAGAGCAACCAGGGGGATCTCATCTATCAGAGTGGGGACCTCCTCTTTTTCTATCTTCACTCCCCGGAGGGGACTTGTTGAGACAGAAATGGTGGCAACAGGCTCACCGGAAACGGTCCTCTCTTCGCTCAGGGCTATCCTGGCTCCCATCCTCTCCACCACCTTGAGAAAGCCGATCCTGGTAGGGTTGACCCCGACATCAGGAAGGACAATCTCGGAACCCTCAACCAGGAGGGCTGCGGTAATAAAGAAGGAGGCGGACGAAAAATCACCGGGAACAACTACCCTCTGAGCGGAAAAACCCCTTTCCCCCAAGACGGAGATCACCTCGTTCCTTCTCTCAATATCTGCCCCAAAGTATTTAAGCATCCTCTCCGTATGGTCACGGGAAGGGATCGGCTCTTCGATCTCGGTCATTCCATCACTTAAAAGCCCTGCCAGGATCAAAGCGGATTTTACCTGAGCACTGGGAAGGAGAAGTCTATATCTTACCCCCTTCAAGTCTCCTCCTCTAATCCCCAAAGGGAGTTTATCCCCACCCTCCCTTCCGTCAATCTGAGCCCCCATCCTTCTTAAGGGGTCGACCACTCTCCCCATCGGTCTTTTTCTGAGGGAGGAATCTCCGGTGAGCACGGAGAAAAAACCTTGGCCCACGAGTATGCCCAATAAAAGACGGGCAGTGGTCCCCGAGTTCTCCGCATCGAGGACCTCCCTTGGCTCCTCAAAGCCAAAGAGTCCTTTTCCCTCCACCTTTACCCTGCCTCCGCTCATTTCGATCTCAACGCCCATCTTCCTCAGACAGGAGACGGTAGCGAGGCAATCTTTAGCGGGGAGGAGGTTTTCAATCTCCGTCCTTCCCGAGGCGAGCGAGGCGATGAGAAGAGCCCGATGGGAGATGGACTTATCCCCTGGGATCTTAATCTCGCCTTTGAAGCCCCTTCCCTTCCTAACAACAGCCATCATAACCCCTTCCTACGGCAGAACGGAAACCTCTCATCTGAGATAGAAAAGCCATAACCTTCTCCTGATCGGCTTCCTCTATCAACC from Acidobacteriota bacterium includes:
- the aroA gene encoding 3-phosphoshikimate 1-carboxyvinyltransferase, whose product is MAVVRKGRGFKGEIKIPGDKSISHRALLIASLASGRTEIENLLPAKDCLATVSCLRKMGVEIEMSGGRVKVEGKGLFGFEEPREVLDAENSGTTARLLLGILVGQGFFSVLTGDSSLRKRPMGRVVDPLRRMGAQIDGREGGDKLPLGIRGGDLKGVRYRLLLPSAQVKSALILAGLLSDGMTEIEEPIPSRDHTERMLKYFGADIERRNEVISVLGERGFSAQRVVVPGDFSSASFFITAALLVEGSEIVLPDVGVNPTRIGFLKVVERMGARIALSEERTVSGEPVATISVSTSPLRGVKIEKEEVPTLIDEIPLVALLATQAKGRTVISGASELRVKESDRLSALVFNLRRMGVELEEREDGLIVEGPQRLNGGSVRSFGDHRIAMTLAIGGLIAEGETEIEGFECYKISFPNFYSLLKGWEDG